Proteins encoded within one genomic window of Aerococcus viridans:
- a CDS encoding transglycosylase domain-containing protein yields the protein MSQDQNSRRRSQNNRKSSKKIQGKRGKSNRSGMALWKKILLGIVGVGVVVGVALSIVAYSWISDSPTLTEEDLYGTIASSIYDNEGNIVYETSQNDRIIVDESDISQTTFDAVTSIEDRRFMEHNGFDPIRIAGSFLANLKAGGITQGGSTLTQQLVKLTSFSTKEEDQTYKRKVQEIWLAIQLEQDYTKQEIFEFYINKVYMANGVYGMGTAAEVYYGKSLSELSIAQTALLAGMPQAPNAYDPYSDPDAAEERRNLVLAEMLENEKITQEEYDEAVATPIEDGLQDIDTESTEQSETAIMLDSYIQVVADEVEEAGYDMYSDGLQIYTHLDMDAMTEIYNTIEDEDGYYFTNDNMQAAASLVDTKTGNILALYGGRNQEGQLSYNRATQLERSVGSSIKPFADYATAIEYLNYSTESSIKDEEYTYSDGTEINNWDNLYQGTITLRQALIGSRNIPALKLLQEVGTEQVDEFLQGMGIVLNDGDGVLESNAIGGEITPLQLSAAFATLGNYGEYNQPRAVDYFTTFDGEEVTIDSTSTQAMEDSTAYMVTDMLKDNFTDTSYGLSTNYHAPGLAEAGKSGTTNYTKEEAAKLGVDSSAVPDTWMSGYTTDYALSIWTGYDNPFSTDEVGYIDGSDRHIVSYLYQAIMGYLSTTSENADWVQPDSVHEVKLVKDAIPDEFPTNATPSSQILTGLANDDLYSDYQAWLASGNAIVQSSSSSSSRASSSSSSSISSSISSSSSSSSSSAAESSEESISSESESSESSVSESSEAEIPSSEVESSSVSSPTTEPSASSSSRPADTGDDGDVEDEEADEAA from the coding sequence ATGAGTCAAGATCAAAACTCAAGACGACGAAGCCAAAATAATCGCAAGTCGTCTAAAAAAATTCAAGGTAAGCGAGGTAAGTCTAACCGCTCTGGCATGGCCCTTTGGAAAAAGATCTTACTTGGTATTGTTGGCGTCGGTGTAGTAGTTGGGGTAGCCCTTTCAATCGTTGCCTATTCCTGGATTTCTGATAGTCCTACACTCACCGAAGAAGATTTGTACGGTACCATCGCATCTAGTATATATGACAATGAAGGTAACATTGTCTATGAAACTAGTCAAAACGATCGAATAATCGTTGACGAAAGTGATATTTCACAAACAACCTTTGACGCCGTCACCTCGATTGAGGACCGACGCTTTATGGAGCATAACGGGTTTGACCCGATTCGTATTGCTGGGTCTTTCTTAGCCAACCTAAAAGCTGGTGGCATTACTCAAGGTGGTTCAACGCTAACCCAACAATTAGTGAAGCTTACCTCTTTTTCAACTAAGGAGGAAGACCAAACTTATAAACGTAAAGTCCAAGAGATTTGGCTAGCGATTCAATTAGAACAAGACTACACAAAACAAGAAATCTTTGAGTTTTATATTAATAAGGTCTACATGGCCAACGGTGTTTACGGTATGGGGACTGCTGCTGAAGTTTACTATGGTAAATCCTTAAGTGAGCTGTCAATAGCCCAAACTGCCCTATTAGCTGGTATGCCGCAAGCACCTAACGCTTACGATCCATATTCAGATCCTGACGCTGCTGAAGAAAGAAGAAACTTAGTACTTGCAGAGATGTTGGAAAATGAAAAAATCACGCAAGAGGAATACGACGAGGCAGTAGCCACACCAATTGAAGATGGTTTACAAGATATTGACACTGAGTCTACTGAACAATCTGAGACTGCGATTATGTTAGACTCTTATATTCAAGTGGTTGCTGATGAAGTGGAAGAAGCAGGGTATGATATGTATTCAGATGGATTACAAATCTATACGCATTTAGATATGGATGCCATGACCGAAATCTACAATACAATCGAGGATGAAGATGGTTATTACTTCACAAATGACAACATGCAAGCTGCAGCGTCATTAGTGGATACAAAAACGGGTAATATCCTAGCCCTATACGGCGGACGCAACCAAGAAGGACAATTGTCTTATAACCGGGCAACGCAGTTAGAACGAAGTGTTGGTTCTTCTATTAAACCATTTGCGGACTATGCAACTGCTATAGAATATCTAAACTACTCTACCGAATCTTCTATTAAAGATGAAGAGTATACTTATTCAGATGGGACAGAGATTAATAACTGGGATAACTTGTATCAAGGAACTATTACACTTCGGCAAGCTTTAATCGGTTCTCGTAATATTCCAGCCTTAAAACTGTTGCAAGAAGTAGGTACTGAACAAGTAGATGAATTCCTACAAGGTATGGGGATTGTGTTAAACGATGGGGATGGTGTTCTTGAATCAAACGCTATTGGTGGTGAAATCACCCCGTTACAACTAAGTGCAGCTTTTGCGACACTGGGGAATTACGGTGAATACAACCAACCACGTGCGGTTGATTACTTTACAACTTTCGATGGTGAAGAAGTCACGATTGATTCAACAAGCACCCAAGCCATGGAAGATTCAACTGCTTATATGGTAACGGACATGTTGAAAGATAACTTTACGGATACTTCATATGGTTTATCTACTAATTACCATGCTCCTGGATTAGCGGAAGCTGGTAAGTCAGGTACGACAAACTATACCAAAGAAGAGGCTGCTAAACTCGGCGTTGATTCAAGTGCGGTACCCGATACTTGGATGTCAGGTTATACGACTGATTACGCCCTATCCATTTGGACTGGTTATGATAACCCATTCTCTACCGATGAAGTTGGCTATATTGATGGGTCAGATAGACACATTGTAAGTTACCTATACCAAGCAATTATGGGATACTTATCCACTACTTCAGAAAATGCGGATTGGGTACAGCCTGATTCAGTACATGAAGTGAAATTAGTCAAAGATGCAATACCAGATGAATTCCCTACAAACGCGACACCATCATCACAAATCTTAACTGGTTTGGCTAACGATGACTTGTATTCAGATTACCAAGCATGGTTAGCATCTGGAAATGCGATTGTACAATCATCTTCATCATCTTCTAGCCGTGCATCATCAAGCAGCTCAAGTTCTATTTCTAGTTCAATTTCTTCATCGTCAAGCTCAAGTTCTTCATCAGCTGCAGAATCGAGCGAAGAATCAATCTCCTCTGAAAGTGAGTCTTCTGAGTCTAGTGTGAGTGAAAGTTCTGAAGCTGAAATACCTTCGAGTGAAGTGGAATCTTCAAGTGTTTCATCACCTACTACTGAACCAAGTGCTTCATCATCTTCTAGACCAGCAGACACTGGCGACGACGGGGATGTTGAGGACGAGGAAGCAGACGAAGCTGCTTAG
- the recU gene encoding Holliday junction resolvase RecU, producing the protein MRYPNGKVYQSKTNRSLSASSRGKSNFAKRGMKLEEMINQTNQWYLLRDKAIIHKKPTPIQVVSVDYPKRSRAVITEAYYRTASTTDYNGIYNGHYLDFEAKQTNLKTKFPLHNIHQHQIDHMTNCANHGGICFILFLFKERDEAYVYPIRALLEDWTAFLANDITAIPLKRIQSKGVQANMGYQPRIDYLAAVDEMIAANYQN; encoded by the coding sequence ATGAGGTATCCAAACGGTAAAGTCTACCAATCTAAGACGAATCGTTCACTATCCGCTTCTTCTAGAGGGAAATCAAACTTTGCCAAGCGCGGTATGAAACTGGAGGAAATGATTAATCAAACCAACCAGTGGTATTTATTGCGTGACAAAGCTATTATTCACAAAAAGCCGACACCAATCCAAGTTGTTTCAGTCGACTATCCAAAAAGAAGTCGCGCTGTGATAACTGAAGCCTACTATCGTACAGCTTCCACAACAGATTATAATGGTATCTATAATGGACACTATCTAGATTTTGAGGCTAAACAAACCAACCTTAAAACTAAGTTCCCGCTTCATAATATTCATCAACATCAAATAGATCATATGACAAATTGTGCTAATCATGGTGGGATTTGTTTTATCCTTTTTCTATTTAAGGAACGTGATGAAGCCTATGTATACCCTATAAGGGCGCTACTGGAAGACTGGACTGCCTTTTTAGCCAATGACATTACTGCGATCCCTTTAAAGAGAATTCAATCTAAAGGTGTCCAAGCAAACATGGGGTATCAGCCCCGAATTGACTATTTAGCAGCTGTGGATGAAATGATTGCAGCCAATTATCAAAATTAA
- the tig gene encoding trigger factor, with protein sequence MSVNYEQTSTNEGILHFTVAKEDAAKAKKQAFNRIKKDVSIPGFRKGKVNYQMFVKMFGEQSLIEDAVNIVLPEAYTKAVEESGLEVVTQPRFDIKSAEPNADWELIAYVATKPEVKLGQYKNLTVAKQEVEVTEEEINDRLSAAQANLSELALKEGAAETGDTVVIDYEGFQDGEAFAGGKGENHSLELGSDSFIPGFEDQLVGVKEGDEVEVNLTFPEDYHADELAGKDATFKVKVHEVKTKEVPELDDEFAKDVDEEVETLDELKEKYRKELTDQKEAAAKEAREEEALRLAVENAEITDLPHEMVHEEVHRQMDHYLNEMQRSGISKEMYFQLTGTTEADLHTQFEQDADTRVKTNLILEQIVEDENITAEVEDVEKEIATLAETYGMTVEEVKNVVTEDMLKNDIALKKAMALITDTIEEA encoded by the coding sequence ATGTCAGTAAATTATGAACAAACATCAACAAACGAAGGTATTTTACATTTTACCGTAGCAAAAGAAGATGCAGCGAAAGCTAAGAAACAAGCTTTTAACCGTATTAAAAAGGATGTATCTATCCCAGGTTTCCGTAAAGGGAAAGTAAACTATCAAATGTTTGTAAAAATGTTTGGTGAGCAATCTTTAATTGAAGATGCTGTAAATATCGTTTTACCAGAAGCTTATACAAAAGCTGTTGAAGAATCAGGTTTAGAAGTTGTTACACAACCTCGCTTCGATATTAAATCTGCTGAGCCAAATGCTGACTGGGAATTAATTGCATATGTTGCGACTAAACCAGAAGTTAAATTGGGTCAATACAAAAACCTAACTGTTGCTAAACAAGAAGTTGAAGTAACTGAAGAAGAAATCAACGACCGTTTATCTGCAGCACAAGCTAACTTAAGCGAATTAGCTTTAAAAGAAGGCGCTGCTGAAACTGGTGACACTGTTGTTATTGACTACGAAGGCTTCCAAGATGGTGAAGCATTCGCAGGTGGTAAAGGTGAAAACCATTCATTAGAATTAGGTTCTGATTCATTCATCCCTGGTTTTGAAGACCAATTAGTTGGTGTTAAAGAAGGCGACGAAGTAGAAGTTAACCTTACTTTCCCTGAAGATTACCATGCAGATGAATTAGCTGGTAAAGATGCTACATTCAAAGTTAAAGTACACGAAGTGAAAACTAAAGAAGTACCAGAATTAGATGACGAATTTGCTAAAGACGTTGACGAAGAAGTTGAAACTTTAGACGAATTAAAAGAAAAATACCGTAAAGAATTAACGGATCAAAAAGAAGCTGCAGCTAAAGAAGCTCGCGAAGAAGAAGCTTTACGTTTAGCAGTAGAAAATGCTGAAATTACTGACTTACCACACGAAATGGTACATGAAGAAGTTCACCGTCAAATGGACCACTACTTAAACGAAATGCAACGTTCAGGTATCTCTAAAGAAATGTACTTCCAATTAACAGGTACAACTGAGGCAGACTTACACACTCAATTCGAACAAGATGCTGACACTCGCGTGAAAACTAACTTGATTCTTGAGCAAATCGTTGAAGATGAAAACATCACTGCTGAAGTTGAAGATGTAGAAAAAGAAATCGCTACATTAGCTGAAACTTACGGCATGACTGTTGAAGAAGTTAAAAACGTTGTAACAGAAGATATGTTGAAAAATGATATTGCATTGAAAAAAGCAATGGCATTAATCACTGATACTATTGAAGAAGCGTAA
- a CDS encoding ISL3 family transposase has translation MKDTNITFNEENWIQERNIKGINVKFFTGTLTYKPKACPKCGCVNDHSIVKDGFMTSRITWLRQSNTPTYLELKKQRFWCHECDERFIAHTSEVARNCHIAKQVKQSVLVEAVDTISNKDLARRHCISDNTSRRIINRFMDDYFRRNRTKLAKNMCFDEIKSTKQADNQMSFIFSNEDTHEVLGILPTRQLYKLREYFRQFSLKVRSAVETIVVGMNAPYMTLVREMFPNAKVIIDRFHIIQLISRSLNKTRVQVMNTFNTNRNNGEDKKEYRKLKSFWKLILKDFNEVDFINYRKQRLFKGKMVCDMDILDHLLSLDEDLTENYWVCQALLEASKENNIEMFHETITAERHQNISKYMQTSLNTLLKNIAFIANTFHYKTRSNASLEGKNNRIKVIKRVSYGYRNFFNFRNRVMISFILKPGKPASLN, from the coding sequence ATTAAAGATACTAACATCACATTTAACGAAGAAAATTGGATTCAAGAGCGTAATATTAAAGGAATAAATGTAAAATTTTTTACTGGCACGTTAACCTACAAGCCCAAGGCTTGCCCTAAATGTGGGTGTGTAAATGACCATTCTATCGTTAAAGATGGGTTTATGACGTCCAGGATCACGTGGTTACGCCAATCCAATACACCAACCTATCTAGAGCTTAAGAAGCAACGCTTCTGGTGTCATGAATGCGATGAGCGCTTCATTGCTCATACCAGTGAGGTTGCACGTAATTGTCATATCGCTAAACAAGTGAAGCAATCTGTTTTAGTTGAGGCTGTAGATACGATTTCAAACAAGGATCTCGCTCGTAGGCACTGTATCTCAGATAATACTAGTAGACGAATTATTAATCGCTTTATGGATGACTATTTTCGTCGCAATCGCACAAAACTAGCGAAAAACATGTGCTTCGATGAGATCAAATCTACAAAACAAGCTGACAATCAAATGAGTTTTATTTTTAGTAATGAGGATACTCATGAAGTTCTTGGTATACTGCCCACTCGACAACTATACAAATTAAGAGAATACTTCCGCCAATTTAGTTTAAAAGTGCGCTCTGCTGTTGAAACCATTGTTGTTGGTATGAATGCGCCTTATATGACTTTGGTTAGAGAAATGTTTCCAAACGCCAAAGTAATTATTGATCGTTTTCATATCATTCAATTGATTTCACGTTCTTTAAACAAAACGAGAGTTCAAGTAATGAATACTTTCAATACAAATAGAAATAATGGTGAAGATAAAAAAGAGTATCGCAAGCTGAAAAGTTTTTGGAAGCTTATCCTAAAGGATTTCAACGAAGTTGATTTTATAAATTATAGAAAACAACGTTTATTTAAAGGGAAAATGGTTTGTGATATGGATATTCTTGATCATCTACTTTCTTTAGATGAAGATTTAACGGAAAATTACTGGGTATGTCAAGCTTTACTAGAGGCTTCTAAAGAAAATAATATCGAAATGTTTCATGAGACTATTACTGCAGAACGTCACCAAAATATCAGTAAATATATGCAAACCTCACTGAACACATTATTGAAGAATATAGCGTTTATCGCAAACACCTTCCATTACAAGACTAGATCAAACGCTAGTCTAGAAGGAAAAAATAATCGTATCAAAGTCATAAAACGTGTATCCTATGGATATCGTAATTTTTTCAATTTCAGAAATAGGGTGATGATTAGTTTCATTTTAAAACCGGGCAAGCCCGCTTCCCTTAATTAA
- a CDS encoding nucleoside hydrolase, with product MKLILDFDTGIDDAMAIALALGEEDAEVIGITSVFGNAEVEKCVHNASAVLKLLDREDIPVFRGASHKIGANEDYIQEKASGIFHGLNGLGNVELPAGNNISDQDAIDFIIESANKYGEELVLVTTGPLTNAALAIQKDLPAMQKIKGIVSMGGALTVPGNVSPFAEANFWKDSEANNIVFDSGLPIKVIGLDVTLRTLITDTDIAPWLEMSEAAKVFHEIVTYYFKAYANSYEDLTGCALHDPLAVSVALKSDWVTGETFRIKSLYGEQEGRLVQDQVALNRKEEPNVFVALGVDAEGYNKHFLDTIVKAF from the coding sequence ATGAAACTAATCTTAGATTTTGATACTGGTATTGATGATGCAATGGCTATTGCACTTGCCCTGGGTGAAGAAGACGCAGAAGTAATCGGTATTACATCTGTATTTGGAAATGCTGAGGTAGAAAAATGTGTGCACAATGCCTCAGCAGTATTAAAATTATTAGACCGCGAAGACATCCCCGTTTTCCGTGGGGCTTCCCACAAAATTGGGGCAAATGAAGATTATATCCAAGAAAAAGCATCTGGTATCTTCCATGGCTTAAATGGTCTAGGAAATGTCGAATTACCTGCTGGTAACAATATTTCTGACCAAGACGCTATTGACTTCATTATTGAGTCTGCCAACAAATACGGTGAAGAATTAGTCTTAGTGACAACAGGTCCTTTAACGAATGCAGCCTTAGCCATTCAAAAAGACCTACCTGCTATGCAAAAAATCAAAGGGATTGTTTCTATGGGTGGTGCTTTAACAGTTCCTGGTAACGTAAGCCCATTTGCTGAAGCTAACTTCTGGAAGGACTCAGAAGCGAATAATATCGTCTTTGATTCTGGTTTACCAATTAAAGTCATTGGTTTAGATGTGACTTTACGTACCCTAATCACAGATACTGATATCGCCCCTTGGTTAGAAATGTCTGAAGCGGCCAAAGTATTCCACGAGATTGTGACTTATTACTTTAAGGCTTACGCAAATTCATACGAAGACCTAACAGGTTGTGCCCTACACGATCCACTAGCAGTTTCTGTTGCCCTTAAGAGTGACTGGGTAACGGGTGAAACATTCCGCATCAAGAGTTTATATGGCGAACAAGAAGGTCGTCTAGTCCAAGATCAAGTTGCCTTAAACCGCAAGGAAGAACCGAATGTATTTGTTGCTTTAGGCGTTGACGCTGAAGGCTATAACAAACATTTCCTAGACACAATCGTAAAAGCATTTTAA